CATCCACACCCCCGCACCGTCCAAACCCGCCCGCCAAGCCCCTCAAACTCACCGCCCCGGCCCACGCCCAAACCCGAGCTGGCCCTCACCGCCCTATCCCGTAGCCCGATAGGGCCCTGAGCACCAGCCCGAGACCGCCCAGCTGGCCCTGGTAGCCCTAACCGCGAATCGGATAGGGCGCTGAGCACCAGCCGCACTGTCCGGCTGGCCCTGGTAGCCCTAACCGCGAATCGGATAGGGCGCTGAGCACCAGCCGGAGACCGTCCGGCTGGCACTGGTAGCCCTAACCGGGAATGGCATAGGGCGCTGAGCACCAGCCCGAGACCGTCCAGCTGGCCCTGGCAGCCCTATTCGCGAATCGGATAGGGCCCTGAGCACCAGCCGGTGATCGTCCGGCTGGCGCTGGTAGCCCTATCCCGTGACCCGATAGGGCCCTGAGCACCAGCCCGAGACCGTCCAGCTGGCACTGGTGGCCCTACCCGCGAATCGGATAGGGCGCTGAGCACCAGCCGGACTGTCCGGCTGGCCCTGGTGGCCCTGACCGGGAATGGCATAGGGCGCTGAGCACCAGCCCGAGACCGCCCGGCTGGTGCTGGTGGCCCCATCCGGCAATCGGATAGGGCGCTGAGCACCAGCCCGAGAGTGTCCGGCTGGTGCTGGTGGCCCTACCCGCGAATCGGATAGGGCGCTGAGCACCAGCCGGAGACTGTCGGGCTGGCGCTGGTGGCCCTATCCGGGGATGGGATAGGGCGCTGGGCGCCAGCTGGGGGTTGATCTCCGGAACCACCCGCGGACAGTGAAGGAGGCAGCGATCGGTTTGGACGCGCCAGCGGCCAGATCGCTGCCTCCGGCCCGCGCGGGAGCATGCGATCCGCACCCCAGCGGACCCGCGTATATGAAGATCTTGAAGTCCTGAGCGGATCGAGACCGCGCGGCGGCCCGAGCGGGTCAGCGGGTCGCGCCGACAACCGCCCAGCGTGGCGAGCGCCACCGGGAGACAGTGGCCGCCAGGCGGGCGAAGGTGAACAGCGCCAGACCCGCCCAGACCCCGCCGAGGCCGAGATCGAGGGCGTAGGCCAGCCAGATCATCGGGAGGAAACCCAGGAGGGCGGCCAGGATCGTGGTGGTGCGCAGATACGCCACGTCGCCTGCGCCGATCAGGACGCCGTCCAGGGCGTAGACCACGCCGGCGAACGGGAGGAGCGCGACGAACCACGGCCAGACGATCGCGGCCTGGTCGAGGACCGAGGGGTCGTCGGTGAACAGCGCGGGGATCACCGAGGCGCCCGCGCCGACCAGCGCCGCGAAGACGACCGCGGCCACCCCGCCGGCGATGGTCACCCGGCGGGCCACGTCCCGGGCCTGGTCCGCGTCGCCGGCCCCGAGCGCCGCGCCGACCAGCGACTGCGCGGCGATGGCGACCGCGTCCAGGGCGAGCGCGGCGAAGAACCAGAGTTGCAGCGCGATCTGGTGCGCACCGACCGCGGCCACCCCGAAGCGGGACGCCACCGCGGTGGCCGACAGGAAGCACGCCTGGAACGCCGCGCCGCGGATCAGCAGGTCCCGGCCGAGCACCACCTGCCGGACGATCACCGACGGCGCCGGGCGCAGCCGCCGGGTCTCCCGGACCAGTGCCAGCAGGAACAG
Above is a genomic segment from Actinoplanes ianthinogenes containing:
- a CDS encoding MATE family efflux transporter, yielding MSQSAQIAKLALPALVVLAAEPLYVLVDTAVVGHLGPVPLAAVAVGGTVMSVAVWFGTLMAYGTTGRAARRFGAGDRPAAVAEGVQASWLALGVGLTLGLLGVLLAGPLAHALAGNPETADAAAGWLRIAALGVPGLLLAAAGNGWMRGVQDTRRPLFIVLGANVLSAILCPLLVYPLGLGLTGSAIANVTAQSAGGGLFLLALVRETRRLRPAPSVIVRQVVLGRDLLIRGAAFQACFLSATAVASRFGVAAVGAHQIALQLWFFAALALDAVAIAAQSLVGAALGAGDADQARDVARRVTIAGGVAAVVFAALVGAGASVIPALFTDDPSVLDQAAIVWPWFVALLPFAGVVYALDGVLIGAGDVAYLRTTTILAALLGFLPMIWLAYALDLGLGGVWAGLALFTFARLAATVSRWRSPRWAVVGATR